In Candidatus Contubernalis alkalaceticus, the genomic window CCATAATCCAAAAAATTGAGGAGTTTTGACCATTTGTTTCCATTCCCAATCCACAACCACACCCTTGGCCTTAGCTGCATACTTATGGGCAATGCTTTTGGGAGGAGGTTCTGGAACAAAGCCTACGGGGGGGTTAGATATAAACTGAGCCAGTACCACAATGACGATACCATAAGCAACACCTAAAATGACAAAGGTTTGTGATAGGCCGTATTGTGCCAGGAGGAACCTGACCAGGGGAGCTACATAGATACCAGCCAGCCCGAATCCACTGACCACAATACCAGACATGAGGCCTCTTTTATGAGGGCCAAACCACTTTACGGCTGCAGGAGTCGGGGCAGCGTAGCCAAAGCCCATGGCCAGACCGAAAATGATACCAAAAGAGATTGACAATCCCACAGGGGTAATTAAATATCCGGATAAGACCATACCTATCAGGGCCAGTACACCGGCTGAGACAATAACTGTCCTGGGGCCAATCTTGTCTTGAAGACTGCCACCTGGAACCATAGACACTGCAAAAATAAAACAAGCGATCATATAAGGGATTTGGGATTGGGTTGCTGTCCAGCTGTAAGGATCGTTAACTAGAACTCCCTGGAAAGCACCCCAAGAATAAAGTACCCCCAGGGCCAGGTTTACACCCATCCCTGCCATAGCGACAATCCATCCCCTGTTACCTACATCTTGAGTTTTAGACATATTTTCACTCCTTCTTTTTAGGTAAGTAAATAAGTAATACTTTTCCTGCAGCAATGCTTTAAGTATGGCTTATCACTCTGCAGTAAAATTATACATAAACGATTTTAAAATATCTTATAAAGTAAGGTTATAAGGACCCTGATAACGCCAAAAAGTGTGACTGCAGCGAGCCTGTGTAATTTGCTGAATTATCATTAAAAACCGTAATTTTCCAAGGGCACCTCCTTTTTTAGTTAAAATAATACAATATTTGCAATATTAATATTATTAATAAAACTTTTTTACAATTTACATGAATAATAACTCCTAAATGTAACCTGAAAAATCCCTAATTAATCACCCCCTGGATTTATATTTTAAAACTTACAATGTTGATTTAAAAAAAGAAAGCGGATATAGAGGTTTTAGATATTTAGCGGATAGTAAGATACCTGGAAAATATTCAGAAAATTACAAAAACTAATCATTTATTCTCTAATGTTAGAATGGATTTGAAACACAAATCTATGAAAAGCTTTTGGTATATTTTATTTTCGATTTCAACATGTAAAAAACCTTTTTTGTTATAAACTTCGCAAAAATATAAATATTCTAAATATTTTAAATATCTGAAAATTAAAAAAATTCTTCTGTTTCAGGTTTTAAGAAATTAAAATATAAAACACTATTTTCGCACATAATTATTTGTCGAAATAAAATACTAAGAAAAAGAACTTTATATAGGAGGAAATAAAATGGATCATTTAGACATAAATAAGGAAAAGGAAAAAATGAACTTACCGGGCATGAAACCCAATCATTCCATGGTAAAAAGGCAGGAACCACAGACCGTAAAGGGTTCTGGGATAAGTCTTACTCATGATATAAGGTTAGAAATGGCTCAGAAACTAGATGAGCACAACTGTGCTCTACATGTAGCCCTTCATCAGTATAATAAACACCACTGGCTTACCGAGGGCCCCGAATCTTTTCTTTCCCTGCACCACTTGTTGGATGAACATGTCGAAAAAACAGTAGAGCATATAGACAAAATTGGTGAGAGAATTGCTCGCCTGGGTGGAATTTCCACCGCTCATCCGGTAACACAGCATGAGATGTCTTACATCAAGCATGAAGCCGAAGGTCGTTATACCATGAGAGATATGCTGAGAAACGACCTGGAACATGAAATGAAATTACAGCAAAAAATGAGGGAACAAATTCAACGGGCTCATGATCTGCAGGATTTTGGAACTGTTGAAGCCCTGGAGGAGGTTCTACTGAATCGAGAAGACCTGGCGTACCATCTATACAGCGTTCTGGAGGATGATACCCTGGTTCGAGGAATTGAACATGTTTTTGACCAGGATAAGATTGGTAATCGTAAAGCTACGGAAAAAACACCTCTTCAGTAATGTTTAAATATTTTTTACAGCAAATTTTTTATTTCAACACAATTCCCTGAGAAATCAAACTTTTAAAGCTTCCAGGTTTCTAAAAGTTTTTAAAAAGGTCTTTTAAGGAGCTATTTTCTTAAAAAGGCCTTTTACTATTTATCTCTTTTTTTTAGGGTATAAGACCCCCACCTCTAAGCGTTAGCGTAGGTGAGGCTTTTAATCAGGTGAGAATACGGAGAATACGAGAGAATACGGGGACACCATACTGAATTATTTGTCCCCTTATTTACCATTTACCTTATTTGCCTTTATTTCAATAATTCAGTATGGTGTCCCCGTATTTCCCCGTATTTCCCCCGAAACGAGTTCACTGAAGAGGTTAAATTGGTAAAAAAATCCCTTAGATGACAAACCAAATAACGAATGATTTTGATTTTAAAATTACAAGTTGCATAACCTTTGTAAATTTGGTAAAGTTTTCTTAGCATATTTTTTTCTACCAATTAATATTTGAAATCTGTAACGGGGGTTTGTTTTTATGTTAATGGCAGGAGGGGATTCCTTGGTCAAGGGAATTGGAATCGATATTGTGGAAATAGATAGGATAAAGCGTGTTTATGAAAAATACCCAACAAGATTTAAAAATCGTATCATAACCTCTAAGGAACAGGAATATATTCTCTCAAAACGAAACCCCTGGCCAAATCTGGCAGGAAGGTTTGCTGCTAAAGAAGCGGTTATGAAATCTTTGGGCGCCGGTTGGGGTAAGATAGGCTTTTCGGAGATAGAGGTGGTCAACAATGAAACAGGAAAGCCGCTGGTTTTTCTTAGTGGCCGTGCTGCATTATCGGCCGTACAAATGGGGGTTTCTGAGATTTTAATATCTATATCACATGATGGCAAATATGCCCTGGCTCAGGCTTATGCCCAGTGATTTTAGGGTTGTCAAGGGTTGTCAAGGGGTCGGTTCTTCTGACAACCTAATCTGAGGGGATCTGTGGGCTGAAGTAAATTGATGAGAACCGTCTCAAGTGTTTCAGGGCAGGGAAAAAATATTATTTATGATATTGACATCTAAAAATGTTTTTGATAGTCTAATTAATATCAGAGTAGATTACTCGGATATTTTTTTTGTCAGCAATTCTGAGAGAAATGCTAAGAATTTTAATTATCAAGGGAGGGTTGTCGGAAGAATCGTCCCCTTGACAATACCTTGACAATAAAAAGAGGTGTGTTTAGTGAAACTGACAACTAAAGGAGAATATGGTGTACGGGCTATGGTGGTCCTGGCATTAAACTATCGAGATGGCCCAACTCCGATTAAAGAAATTGGCCGCAGGGAAGGGATATCTCCTCAGTATCTGGAGCAGATATTTCTTGACTTGAGAAGAGCTGACCTGGTTAACAGTATCAGGGGTGCGAAGGGTGGCTATACATTGGCCAGGCATCCTTCTGAGATCAGCATTGGCGATGTAGTCAGAGTTTTAGAAGGGCCTATAGCCCCCATGGAATGCGTTGCAGAGGGTTCAGATAGTGATTGCTGCGAGCGCACCGAGGGATGTTTAACTCGGGGAGTTTGGGAAAAGCTAAGGGACAGAATGAATGAAGTTTTAGATGATATTTCTTTAGAGGATATGATAAGCAGTAAGAATATTAAGTCATAGAGATTTGTTTAACAGAGAATGCTTAGAGGAGGTTATTGGTCTTGGATAGAATTTATCTGGATCATGCAGCAACTACCCCTTTGGATGGGCAAGTCTTGGAGGCCATGATGCCCTTTTTAAAAGAAAGTTTCGGAAACCCCTCCAGTGTCCACTCTTTTGGTAGAGAGGTAAAGAAAGCTGTGGAGGAGGCCAGGGAAAAAATGGCTTCTCTTATAGGGGCCGGCTGTGAAGAAATATATTTTACCTCCGGGGGGACAGAATCAGATAACCTGGCTATTGTAGGGGCGGCCAGGGCGCTGCGGGATAGGGGGAATCATGTGATTACTACCTCGGTGGAACACCATGCAGTCCTGGACACCTGTCTATCTCTAAAAGAAGAAGGTTTTGAGGTTACGGTGCTTCCGGTGGATAAATATGGTATGGTTGATCCTGAATCATTAAGGAAGGCCTTGAGGGAAAAGACTATCTTAATTTCAGTGATGCATGCCAACAATGAAGTGGGAACCATTCAACCCGTGGAGGAAATAGGAAGTATTGCCAGAGAAAATGATATTTTATTCCATATAGATGGGGTTCAGGCGGTAGGAAACATACCGGTAAATGTGGAAAAACTAAATGTTGATTTAATGTCCCTGTCGGCTCATAAATTTTACGGCCCCAAGGGCGTAGGCCTTTTGTATATTCGGGAGGGAACAGAGGTCAAGCGCCTGGCGCAGGGCGGAGGACAGGAAAAAGGAACCCGGGCGGGAACGGAAAATATTCCGGGAATAATCGGTATGGCAAAAGCAATGGAAATAGCCTGTGAAGAACTGGAGGAGAATACCCAAAGGATAAAAGCTCTCCGGGATCGGTTAATTCAGGGCTGTTTGGAGATGGAAGCGGTAACTCTCAACGGCCATCCCACCCGCAGGCTGCCGGGCAATGTAAATTTAAGTTTTGAGTATATCGAGGGTGAGGCGCTGCTTTTAAGCCTGGACTTTAATGGGATAGCCGCTTCCAGCGGGTCTGCCTGTAGTTCAGGTTCCATGAATGCTTCTCATGTGCTCCTGGCCACGGGAATGTCGGAACAGACAGCCCGGGGAGCCATTCGGTTTTCTTTAGGCAGGCATAATACCGGCCAGGAAATAGAAACAGTTTTGCAGGTGATACGGCAATCGGTGGAAAAACTAAGAAGTATGTCATCTATTTATTAAGGAAAAGGGGAGAGGTAAATGTACAGCGAAAAGGTAATGGAGCACTTCAACAACCCGAGAAATGCAGGGGATATGGATAATCCCGACGGGTCAGGGGAAATTGGCAATGTGCGCTGTGGGGATGTTACCAAAGTATTTATAAAGGTAAACCAACAGGGGATTATTGAAGATATAACTTTCAGAACCTTCGGTTGTGGTGCAGCCATAGCCTCCAGTTCCATGCTGACGGAAATGGTTAAGGGCAAGCATATAGATGAAGCGTTGAAGATTACGGACATTGATGTAGCGGATAATTTGGGAGGGCTCCCACCACAGAAACTGCACTGCTCTAACCTGGCTGCCGATGCTCTTAAGGCCGCTATTAAGGATTATCAAAGCAAGGATAAAAAATAATTCTAACTGTTTTAGTTTGCCATAATTTAATATTATTGATAAAATGGAGATAATAGAAAATAAAGGGAGGCAATAAAATGAATGCAGTTGAAATGTCCCAGGATTTTGGGGTGGCCATAATTAATTCCGATGAGTATCAGGCTTTTCAAAAAGCTCAGGATAATTTAGATAACAACAAAGATGCCCAAGAACTTATACAGGAGTTTCAGCAAAAGCAGATGGAGGTATACCAGACCCGTCAAAGGGGAGAGGAAGTTACCGGGGAAGCAGTTGATGCTGTAAAAGGTTTACAAGATCAGATGCTTGAAAATGAAAATATTAAGGAGTATTTAGTGGCCAAGCAAAATTATGAAAAGTTTATGGCAGCCATTAACCGCAATCTTATGAAATCTGTAGGGTTGGTCTTGGGGGAAGCCGGGTCATCTGGTTCTTCCGGCGGTTGTGATTGTTCATCTTGCGGATAGAGAAAAACACCCTACAATGAGGGTGTTTTTCTTTAGGAGGTTTTAAGAATTGGAGGGTTTAAAATGAAAATAGTAACTGCTGAAAAAATGCGGGAGATGGACGCCCGGGCAATAAAGCAGTATGAAATTCCAGGAGTTGTTCTGATGGAAAATGCCGGCCTTCGGGTGGTGGAGGCTATCATGGAGATGGGAGTTGCTCCTGGAAGCAGGGTGGTGGTGGTCTCTGGAAAGGGTAACAACGGAGGAGACGGGTTTGTGATCGCCAGGCACCTGGTCAACCTGGGTTTTGAGGTGCCAGTATTTTCTTTTTCTTCGGAGGAAGAATACCGGGGAGATGCCCGGACAAATTTTATGGTTTTAAAGAATATGGGAGTTAACACAATACATATAATAGAACAGGAGGACCTACTTTTCCTGGAAAGGGAACTGCTTCATGCCAAGCTGGTGGTAGATGCTTTATTGGGAACAGGTGCTGTCAGCCAGGTAAGAGGGCTTATGAGGGAAGCTATTGAATGCTTGAACCAGTCCGGCAGAAAAGTTATCTCTGTGGATATCCCCTCAGGCATTCATGCGGATACGGGAGAAGTTTTAGGTAGGGCCGTAAAGGCCCAAAAAACAGTTACCTTTGCTCTGCCTAAACAGGGTTTGTTCCTTTATCCCGGGGCTGAATATGCAGGAGAAGTTATAGTAGGGGCTATCAGCATTCCTGAGGAATTGATGGATGATAGGGAAGTTAAAGTAAATCTGATTACACAAAAGATGGTGCAGCAGCTTTTGCCCAAGCGAAAACCCAATTCTCACAAGGGTACCTACGGGAGAGTGATGATTCTGGGAGGTTCCCCGGGATTTACCGGTGCGGTGGCTATGGCGGGTGAAACGGCTCTGCGCAGTGGATCAGGATTAATTACGGTGGGAGTTCCTGTGGGGCTAAATCCTGTTTTAGAGGCAAAGCTGACGGAGGTGATGACTTACCCCTTACCGGAAACTTTAGACCAAGGTCTTTCTTCTAAGGCTCTAGATCCAGTGCTTACTTTTCTAGAAAGCTGTGATGCTGCAGGAATTGGCCCCGGTATTTACCCCGATGGAGAAGCTTTTTCATTGTTGGCGGGCATCCTTCAGGGCACTCCCGTTCCTTTAGTATTGGATGCCGGGGCGCTTACTCTCCTGGCCAGGGATAAATACCTGCTGAAAGAGTGTAAACAGCCTCTGGTGCTTACTCCGCATCCAGGAGAAATGGCCACGCTTTTGAACCGGACTGTGGAGGATGTAGAAAAAGGCCGGCTTCAGGCAGCAGGACATTTTGCCCAGACCTGGGGGGTAACTATTGTTTTAAAGGGGGCCAGGACTGTTGTGGCCCTTCCCACCGGGGAGTTATTTATAAACATTACCGGTAATTCCGGGATGGCCAGTGGGGGCACAGGAGATGTGCTCACAGGATTGATAACCAGTCTTATTGGCCAGGGGCTTACCCCCGGTGATGCTGCCGTGGTGGGGGTTTACCTGCATGGATTGGCCGGGGACCGCAGGGCCCGGGTGACTGGTGAGGCGGGCCTGACGGCGGGAGACCTGATTAATGAACTTCCCAACACTCTAAATGCCCTGTTAAATCTGCCGGAAGAAATAGTAGATAAACTTTTTTACTTTAACCGTGATTTGAGGTAAAATATTGCTTATAATATATTAAAAATTTTAGAATGAATAAAAGCGGAGGTGTAAGCACTTGAAGGCAGAAGATATTATGAAAAAAAAGGTGATTACGGTTAAAGAGCATGATACAGTGCAGGAGGTGGCCAATGTTCTATTGGAAAACGGCATAGGGGGAGTGCCGGTGGTCAGTGATGACAACAGGGTTCTTGGAATCATTACCGAGGGAGATTTGATTTATCAGGGCAAAAAATTTCAAATTCCCGCATTTGTTGAAATTTTGGGGGGAGTATTTTATTTTAACAACCCTACGAAATTTGAGAAGGATTTAAAAAAGATGGTGGCCATCAAGGCGGCTGATATTATGAGCACTAAAATTATTTCTGTGCAGGAGGATACTCCTCTAGATGATATTGCTACCCTAATGGTGGAAAAGGAAATTAACCGGGTCCCGGTGGTAAGTTCACACCGAAAACTGGTGGGAATCATCAGCAGGCAGGATATTATTAAGGCCATCCATCAGAAGCAGGAATAAAAAACTGTGAAGAAGGAGGTTTCTTATAATAAAAAAGAGGCAGCTATTAATCTTTAGGCTGTTTATTGTTCTTCTATGTATATGTATTCTAGGTGGCTGCAGTATGTCTCCGGAAAAACTCAAGGGAAATATAGAAAAGCGGATGGAAAGGGTAAAAACGTACCATTTAAAGATGGAAATGGAGATTTTTTCTCCTGAAGCGCTCCAGGTTTACTCCATTGAACAGTGGTTTCAAAGTCCGGGAAAGTATCGTTTGGAAATGTCCGGAGGAGAAGCCCGTCAGGTTATTATTAGTTCTGGAGAGGACATCTGGATATATCATCCGGAATTAAAAGATTATTATCGGATTAGTGAGCCGCTTAAGGAGGAAAGTCATACTCCTTTCCTGCTGTCGGGTTTTTGGAACAATCTGTTGAATGCCAGGGAACTTACTATCATCGGTGAAGAAAGACACGACAACAGTAACTTTTACATATTGGAGGTTATTCCCCAGGAACAGACCTCTCACTGGTTTAAGGAAATAATATGGCTGGAAAAAAAGAAATTGGTACCCTTTCTAATTGAGGTTTATGACGACCAGGGAAGTCAGGTAAGTGAGTTCCGTTATCAGGAGATTGTTATAAATAATGATATTAGCCCTGAACTGTTTGAATCGGATTTCTCCTGGGAGGAGGCTCAAGCTCAGTGCCAGGCACTGTCCCTCACAATGGAGGAAGTAAGAGAGGCCGTGGATTTTCCACTGAAACTACCATCTTACCTGCCCTCAGGCGTGCAGTTAGACCTGATTACCATGAGTGAGGAGCCCGGCTGCCGGTCGGTGATATTTCATTACCGGGGTTTAAGTCAGTTTTCTCTGATACAAAATGGACCGGTGAATAGGGAGGGGGAACTGGTGGAGACTGCTGCCGGGGTGAATGCGGTGGGGGCCGAAAGGGTTTCCGTAGGGGATGATTACGGTTTTATACGGGAGGACCAAGGTATTAATACCCTTTTTTGGCAGTTCCAGGAACAAATATATATAATCACTGGGGAGCTGGAACCCGTACAAATGGTAAAAGTCGCCTCTTCTCTATGCGATTAAACCTTTTAAACCTTGTGCACGGAGATAATCCGTGTTTTTTATTTATTTAATTAAGAAAACAGGAAATTTTCGAAGCTATGCAGAATAATTCTAAAAAAAGAAGAGCTTTAATTTTAAAAAAATGGAGGAGCAAAAATGGTAAAAGATATTATAAATATTGGTTTGCTGGGATGCGGCACAGTAGGTTCCGGAGTCATGAACATTATTAAAAATAATGGTGCTGAAATTGAGGGAAAAATTAAAACCCGGCTGCAGATTAAAAAGGTGCTGGTGCGAAACCTGGATAAGGATAGGGCAGCAGGGCTGGAGGGAGTTCAGCTGACTTTGGATGCAGAAGATATTATCGCTGACCCCGATATTCAGATAATAGTAGAGGTAATGGGCGGGGTAGATCAGTCCAGGGACTTAATAAAGAGGGCTTTGAGAAAGGGGAAATACGTGGTTACGGCCAATAAAGACCTTCTGGCTCAGTATGGGCAGGAGCTGTTTCAACTGGCCTCTGAAAACGGAGTTAATATCTTTTATGAGGCCAGTGTGGCCGGGGGAATTCCTATAATCCGCCCATTGAAACACTGTCTGGCGGCCAATAAAATATTAAAAATTATGGGTATCATCAATGGTACCACCAACTATATTTTAACCCGAATGACCACCCTGGAGATGAGCTATGGGGATGCACTGAAAGAAGCTCAGGAAAAAGGTTTTGCTGAACAGGACCCCAGTTCTGATGTGTTGGGCAAGGATGCTGCTTACAAACTGGCTATTCTGGCCTCACTGGCTTTTAATTCCTCCATTGAGATGGACAGTATTTACACCGAGGGTATAGATAAGGTTACCTTGAGGGATATTCGTTATGCAGAGGAATTGGGTTATGCATTGAAGCTTCTGGCCATCGGTGACCGGGAGCAGGAGGGAATAGTGCTTCGGGTTCATCCTACCTTGATTCCCCAAAATCATCCTCTGGCGGCAGTCAACTATGAGTTTAATGCCATCTTTCTTGAAGGGGACGCTGTAGGAGAGATTATGTTATATGGAAGGGGCGCCGGACAGATGCCTACAGGCAGTGCGGTGGTGGCGGATATTATTGAGGCGGCCCGGTTGATCAATCACCAGGTGGATAATGATATGATGGAAGTGGAATTTGCTCCTAAGCCTGTTAAACATTTGAGCAGTCATACATCAAAGTTTTACCTTCGGTTGAAAGCCATCGACCAACCAGGGGTTTTCGCCAGCCTGTCCAGTTTATTTGGAGAGGAAAAGGTAAGTCTTGACATGATTATCCAGAAGAGAAAAGTAGAGGATACAGCGGAGGTAGTGATGGTTACCCATCACATTAAAGAGGAGTATTTTTTCAACGCTCTTCGTAAGATAGAGGCTTTGTCCTGTATTAAAGAAATCAGTCAGGTGATCCGGGTGGAAAGCGGAGCATAAGAAATGAGAATAAGAAAGTATAGAGGTTTACGTGATGAGTAAATGCAAATATATTGTGGTATTGGGTGATGGAATGCCCGATTATAAAATAGAAGCGTTGGAGAATAAGACTCCCCTGGAGGCGGCCCGGACCCCTAACATGGATTTTTTAGCCCGAAAGGGGGAGGTGGGCATGGTTGCCACCGTGCCCCAAGGTTATCCTCCGGGAAGCGATGTGGCAAACCTCTCAGTTATGGGATATGAACCTGAAATTTATTACACCGGGAGGTCACCTCTGGAAGCGGTGAGTATGGGGGTAGCTCTAGAGGAAGAGGACGTGGCTTTTCGCTGCAACCTGGTTACGCTATCTCAAGAGCAGGATTTTGCTCAAAAAGTAATGGTGGATTACAGTGCTGGGGAGATAACCACTTCAGAAGCTTCCCAACTCATAGAAGAGGTAAACCGGAATCTTCGGTGCGAGAATATAATATTTTACCCTGGAATTAGCTACCGGCACCTGATGGTATGGAAAGGAGGGGCTGAGGAAGTTAATCTTACCCCTCCTCATGATATTTCTGATAAAAAAATTGGCTCTTATCTTCCCCGGGGAGAGGAAAAGCTGATGCAGCTCATGAAGGCGGCGGATTCGTTCCTTCCTGCTCATCCGGTAAACCAGGATCGGGAAAGACGCCGCTTAAACCCCGCTAACTGCCTATGGTTTTGGGGGCAGGGGAAAAAGCCTGTACTGACACCCTTTGAAGAGAAATACGGACTTACGGGTTCAGTAATTTCTGCGGTGGATCTTATTAAAGGAATCGGAATTTGTGCGGGGCTTAAGGTGGTAGAAGTCCCCGGAGCTACGGGAAATATTCATACGGATTTTATTGGAAAGGCCCGGGCTGCACTGCAGGAGTTAAAGGATGGAAATGATTATGTTTACATTCATATAGAGGCCCCCGATGAAGCAGGTCACCAGGGAGACCTGGAGACTAAGATCAGGGCCATAGAGGAGATTGACCAAAAAGTTTTAGGGGAAATTATTAATAATCTGGAGGGCTTCGAGAACGTTAGAATCATGTTTCTTTCGGATCATCCCACCCCCCTGGCATTGAAAACACATACGGCTGAGCCGGTGCCCTTTTTATTATATGATCACAGGAAAAACCAGGAAGGGACTACTAACGGTTT contains:
- a CDS encoding L-lactate MFS transporter, whose amino-acid sequence is MSKTQDVGNRGWIVAMAGMGVNLALGVLYSWGAFQGVLVNDPYSWTATQSQIPYMIACFIFAVSMVPGGSLQDKIGPRTVIVSAGVLALIGMVLSGYLITPVGLSISFGIIFGLAMGFGYAAPTPAAVKWFGPHKRGLMSGIVVSGFGLAGIYVAPLVRFLLAQYGLSQTFVILGVAYGIVIVVLAQFISNPPVGFVPEPPPKSIAHKYAAKAKGVVVDWEWKQMVKTPQFFGLWAMFCIGTFAGLLIIGQLRSIGVEQANLSENLAFWLISMYALFNWGGRIGCGIIADKLGAKNSLVAMFILQVIVFVVFGTFTTAVPLFIGTALVAFAFGGMLTIFPAITANYFGIKNLGVNYGLVFTAWGGGGVFGPLVGGIVRDMTGAYGLSYTISAVLSIVGIILAVTMKAPKEIHEDAPIPAKTGKAVKAR
- a CDS encoding Dps family protein, producing the protein MDHLDINKEKEKMNLPGMKPNHSMVKRQEPQTVKGSGISLTHDIRLEMAQKLDEHNCALHVALHQYNKHHWLTEGPESFLSLHHLLDEHVEKTVEHIDKIGERIARLGGISTAHPVTQHEMSYIKHEAEGRYTMRDMLRNDLEHEMKLQQKMREQIQRAHDLQDFGTVEALEEVLLNREDLAYHLYSVLEDDTLVRGIEHVFDQDKIGNRKATEKTPLQ
- the acpS gene encoding holo-ACP synthase yields the protein MLMAGGDSLVKGIGIDIVEIDRIKRVYEKYPTRFKNRIITSKEQEYILSKRNPWPNLAGRFAAKEAVMKSLGAGWGKIGFSEIEVVNNETGKPLVFLSGRAALSAVQMGVSEILISISHDGKYALAQAYAQ
- a CDS encoding RrF2 family transcriptional regulator, with translation MKLTTKGEYGVRAMVVLALNYRDGPTPIKEIGRREGISPQYLEQIFLDLRRADLVNSIRGAKGGYTLARHPSEISIGDVVRVLEGPIAPMECVAEGSDSDCCERTEGCLTRGVWEKLRDRMNEVLDDISLEDMISSKNIKS
- the nifS gene encoding cysteine desulfurase NifS — its product is MDRIYLDHAATTPLDGQVLEAMMPFLKESFGNPSSVHSFGREVKKAVEEAREKMASLIGAGCEEIYFTSGGTESDNLAIVGAARALRDRGNHVITTSVEHHAVLDTCLSLKEEGFEVTVLPVDKYGMVDPESLRKALREKTILISVMHANNEVGTIQPVEEIGSIARENDILFHIDGVQAVGNIPVNVEKLNVDLMSLSAHKFYGPKGVGLLYIREGTEVKRLAQGGGQEKGTRAGTENIPGIIGMAKAMEIACEELEENTQRIKALRDRLIQGCLEMEAVTLNGHPTRRLPGNVNLSFEYIEGEALLLSLDFNGIAASSGSACSSGSMNASHVLLATGMSEQTARGAIRFSLGRHNTGQEIETVLQVIRQSVEKLRSMSSIY
- the nifU gene encoding Fe-S cluster assembly scaffold protein NifU; translated protein: MYSEKVMEHFNNPRNAGDMDNPDGSGEIGNVRCGDVTKVFIKVNQQGIIEDITFRTFGCGAAIASSSMLTEMVKGKHIDEALKITDIDVADNLGGLPPQKLHCSNLAADALKAAIKDYQSKDKK
- a CDS encoding YlbF family regulator; protein product: MNAVEMSQDFGVAIINSDEYQAFQKAQDNLDNNKDAQELIQEFQQKQMEVYQTRQRGEEVTGEAVDAVKGLQDQMLENENIKEYLVAKQNYEKFMAAINRNLMKSVGLVLGEAGSSGSSGGCDCSSCG
- a CDS encoding NAD(P)H-hydrate dehydratase yields the protein MKIVTAEKMREMDARAIKQYEIPGVVLMENAGLRVVEAIMEMGVAPGSRVVVVSGKGNNGGDGFVIARHLVNLGFEVPVFSFSSEEEYRGDARTNFMVLKNMGVNTIHIIEQEDLLFLERELLHAKLVVDALLGTGAVSQVRGLMREAIECLNQSGRKVISVDIPSGIHADTGEVLGRAVKAQKTVTFALPKQGLFLYPGAEYAGEVIVGAISIPEELMDDREVKVNLITQKMVQQLLPKRKPNSHKGTYGRVMILGGSPGFTGAVAMAGETALRSGSGLITVGVPVGLNPVLEAKLTEVMTYPLPETLDQGLSSKALDPVLTFLESCDAAGIGPGIYPDGEAFSLLAGILQGTPVPLVLDAGALTLLARDKYLLKECKQPLVLTPHPGEMATLLNRTVEDVEKGRLQAAGHFAQTWGVTIVLKGARTVVALPTGELFINITGNSGMASGGTGDVLTGLITSLIGQGLTPGDAAVVGVYLHGLAGDRRARVTGEAGLTAGDLINELPNTLNALLNLPEEIVDKLFYFNRDLR
- a CDS encoding CBS domain-containing protein is translated as MKAEDIMKKKVITVKEHDTVQEVANVLLENGIGGVPVVSDDNRVLGIITEGDLIYQGKKFQIPAFVEILGGVFYFNNPTKFEKDLKKMVAIKAADIMSTKIISVQEDTPLDDIATLMVEKEINRVPVVSSHRKLVGIISRQDIIKAIHQKQE
- a CDS encoding LolA family protein, translated to MSPEKLKGNIEKRMERVKTYHLKMEMEIFSPEALQVYSIEQWFQSPGKYRLEMSGGEARQVIISSGEDIWIYHPELKDYYRISEPLKEESHTPFLLSGFWNNLLNARELTIIGEERHDNSNFYILEVIPQEQTSHWFKEIIWLEKKKLVPFLIEVYDDQGSQVSEFRYQEIVINNDISPELFESDFSWEEAQAQCQALSLTMEEVREAVDFPLKLPSYLPSGVQLDLITMSEEPGCRSVIFHYRGLSQFSLIQNGPVNREGELVETAAGVNAVGAERVSVGDDYGFIREDQGINTLFWQFQEQIYIITGELEPVQMVKVASSLCD
- a CDS encoding homoserine dehydrogenase, which produces MVKDIINIGLLGCGTVGSGVMNIIKNNGAEIEGKIKTRLQIKKVLVRNLDKDRAAGLEGVQLTLDAEDIIADPDIQIIVEVMGGVDQSRDLIKRALRKGKYVVTANKDLLAQYGQELFQLASENGVNIFYEASVAGGIPIIRPLKHCLAANKILKIMGIINGTTNYILTRMTTLEMSYGDALKEAQEKGFAEQDPSSDVLGKDAAYKLAILASLAFNSSIEMDSIYTEGIDKVTLRDIRYAEELGYALKLLAIGDREQEGIVLRVHPTLIPQNHPLAAVNYEFNAIFLEGDAVGEIMLYGRGAGQMPTGSAVVADIIEAARLINHQVDNDMMEVEFAPKPVKHLSSHTSKFYLRLKAIDQPGVFASLSSLFGEEKVSLDMIIQKRKVEDTAEVVMVTHHIKEEYFFNALRKIEALSCIKEISQVIRVESGA
- a CDS encoding cofactor-independent phosphoglycerate mutase translates to MSKCKYIVVLGDGMPDYKIEALENKTPLEAARTPNMDFLARKGEVGMVATVPQGYPPGSDVANLSVMGYEPEIYYTGRSPLEAVSMGVALEEEDVAFRCNLVTLSQEQDFAQKVMVDYSAGEITTSEASQLIEEVNRNLRCENIIFYPGISYRHLMVWKGGAEEVNLTPPHDISDKKIGSYLPRGEEKLMQLMKAADSFLPAHPVNQDRERRRLNPANCLWFWGQGKKPVLTPFEEKYGLTGSVISAVDLIKGIGICAGLKVVEVPGATGNIHTDFIGKARAALQELKDGNDYVYIHIEAPDEAGHQGDLETKIRAIEEIDQKVLGEIINNLEGFENVRIMFLSDHPTPLALKTHTAEPVPFLLYDHRKNQEGTTNGFHEETAAAAQNIFFSGVQLLDYFLQKK